The proteins below come from a single Streptomyces sp. MRC013 genomic window:
- a CDS encoding BMP family ABC transporter substrate-binding protein translates to MRRITRIATAGIASAALALSVTACGSDKKSDSAGDAKSGKAAIAYDIGGRGDQSFNDAAFAGLEKAEKEFGISGTEAEPGEGEGDPDKVQRLTSLARAGNNPVIGVGFAYAPAIAEVAPKFPDTTFGLIDDTSKTGKNIANLVFNEEQGSYLAGVAAAKVTKSKTVGFIGGVETPLIKKFEAGFVKGVKDTDKNVNVKVQYLTQPPDFGGFSKPDLGKAAAQGQVDAGADVIYAAAGLAGTGSIEAAAKAKKWVIGVDSDQYKQVGLAAYKEHILTSVTKDVSGAVYNLIKSVKDGKPQSGEVRYGLDADGVGLSTSNPAFTKMTEVVAAVDKAEADIASGKVEVPTAP, encoded by the coding sequence TTGCGCCGGATCACCAGGATCGCCACCGCGGGCATCGCGTCCGCGGCGCTCGCGCTCAGCGTGACCGCCTGTGGCAGTGACAAGAAGTCGGACAGCGCCGGCGACGCGAAGAGCGGCAAGGCCGCCATCGCGTACGACATCGGCGGCCGCGGCGACCAGTCGTTCAACGACGCCGCGTTCGCCGGTCTGGAGAAGGCCGAGAAGGAGTTCGGCATCTCCGGCACGGAGGCCGAGCCCGGCGAGGGCGAGGGCGACCCGGACAAGGTCCAGCGCCTCACCTCGCTCGCCCGCGCCGGGAACAACCCCGTCATCGGCGTCGGCTTCGCGTACGCCCCCGCCATCGCCGAGGTCGCGCCGAAGTTCCCGGACACCACCTTCGGCCTGATCGACGACACGTCGAAGACCGGCAAGAACATCGCCAACCTGGTCTTCAACGAGGAGCAGGGCTCCTACCTGGCCGGCGTCGCCGCCGCCAAGGTGACCAAGTCGAAGACCGTCGGCTTCATCGGCGGCGTCGAGACCCCGCTCATCAAGAAGTTCGAGGCGGGCTTCGTCAAGGGCGTCAAGGACACCGACAAGAACGTCAACGTCAAGGTCCAGTACCTGACGCAACCGCCGGACTTCGGCGGCTTCTCCAAGCCCGACCTGGGCAAGGCCGCCGCGCAGGGCCAGGTCGACGCGGGCGCCGACGTGATCTACGCGGCCGCCGGCCTCGCCGGCACCGGCTCCATCGAGGCCGCCGCCAAGGCGAAGAAGTGGGTCATCGGCGTCGACTCCGACCAGTACAAGCAGGTCGGCCTCGCCGCGTACAAGGAGCACATCCTCACCTCGGTGACCAAGGACGTCTCGGGCGCCGTCTACAACCTGATCAAGTCGGTCAAGGACGGCAAGCCGCAGAGCGGCGAGGTCCGCTACGGCCTCGACGCCGACGGCGTGGGCCTGTCCACCTCGAACCCGGCCTTCACCAAGATGACCGAGGTCGTCGCCGCCGTCGACAAGGCCGAGGCCGACATCGCGTCCGGCAAGGTCGAGGTCCCCACCGCCCCGTAA
- a CDS encoding amidohydrolase yields the protein MSREPEADAPVDAPLLGTLPESLRTELIAFRRDLHMHPELGNQEFRTTAAIKARLEAAGLRPRVLPGGTGLVCDVGVWDGHRPMLALRADIDGLPIPDTKVDCEYRSTVPDRAHACGHDVHTTTVLGAGILLADLHRQGLLSRPVRLLFQPAEEVLPGGALGAVEAGVLDGVGRIIAVHCDPRVDAGRIGLRVGPITSACDRLEIALDGPGGHTARPHLTTDLVTAAARVAADVPALLARRIDARAGLVLTWGRIEAGHAPNVIPQHAELGGTVRCLDIEAWRGAPDQIHAAVDEVAALHGAKSQITYVRGVPPVVNDPVVTELLRESMERRRGPYSVEDTEQSLGGEDFSWYLEHVPGAMARLGVRRPGDPSHLDLHRGNFDVDEAAIKVGVELFTAAALIDAGA from the coding sequence ATGTCCCGCGAGCCCGAAGCCGACGCCCCCGTCGATGCGCCCCTCCTCGGCACGCTGCCGGAGTCACTCCGCACCGAGCTGATCGCCTTCCGCCGGGATCTGCACATGCACCCCGAGCTGGGCAACCAGGAGTTCCGCACCACCGCCGCCATCAAGGCCCGGCTGGAGGCCGCCGGCCTGCGTCCCCGGGTCCTGCCCGGCGGTACCGGGCTCGTCTGCGACGTCGGCGTCTGGGACGGCCACCGTCCCATGCTCGCCCTGCGCGCGGACATCGACGGCCTGCCCATCCCGGACACCAAGGTCGACTGCGAGTACCGCTCCACCGTCCCGGACCGCGCCCACGCCTGCGGCCACGACGTCCACACCACCACGGTCCTCGGCGCCGGCATCCTCCTCGCCGACCTGCACCGCCAGGGCCTGCTGTCGCGTCCCGTGCGCCTCCTCTTCCAGCCCGCCGAGGAGGTCCTCCCCGGCGGCGCCCTCGGGGCGGTCGAGGCGGGCGTCCTGGACGGCGTCGGGCGGATCATCGCCGTCCACTGCGACCCGCGCGTGGACGCCGGCAGGATCGGCCTGCGCGTCGGCCCCATCACCTCGGCGTGCGACCGCCTGGAGATCGCCCTCGACGGCCCCGGCGGCCACACCGCCCGCCCGCACCTGACCACCGACCTGGTCACCGCCGCCGCACGGGTCGCCGCGGACGTCCCGGCCCTCCTCGCCCGCCGCATCGACGCCCGCGCCGGCCTGGTCCTCACCTGGGGCCGCATCGAGGCCGGCCACGCCCCGAACGTCATCCCCCAGCACGCCGAGCTGGGCGGCACCGTCCGCTGCCTCGACATCGAGGCCTGGCGCGGCGCGCCGGACCAGATCCACGCGGCGGTCGACGAGGTCGCCGCCCTGCACGGCGCGAAGTCCCAGATCACCTACGTCCGGGGCGTCCCGCCGGTCGTCAACGACCCGGTCGTCACGGAACTCCTGCGCGAGTCCATGGAGCGCCGCCGCGGCCCGTACTCGGTGGAGGACACCGAGCAGTCCCTGGGCGGCGAGGACTTCTCCTGGTACCTGGAGCACGTCCCCGGAGCCATGGCCCGCCTGGGCGTCCGCCGCCCCGGCGACCCGAGCCACCTCGACCTCCACCGGGGCAACTTCGACGTGGACGAGGCCGCGATCAAGGTGGGCGTGGAGCTGTTCACCGCCGCGGCGCTGATCGACGCCGGCGCCTGA
- a CDS encoding N-acetylneuraminate synthase family protein, whose protein sequence is MNDQQQLTRALGGRTVGPGHPVYVTGEIGINHNGDLDKALALVDAAADAGCDAVKFQKRTPEICTPRDQWDVERDTPWGRMTYIDYRHRVEFGEAEYRAIDEHCRARGIDWFASPWDTEAVAFLEKFDVPAHKIASASLTDDELLRAVRATGRTVVLSTGMSTPRQIRHAVEVLGSANILLCHATSTYPAKAEELNLRVIESLRRDYPNIPIGYSGHETGLQTTLAAVALGAVFVERHITLDRAMWGSDQAASVEPQGLTRLVRDIRTIEAALGDGVKRVYESELAPMKKLRRVLAPA, encoded by the coding sequence ATGAACGACCAGCAGCAGCTCACCCGCGCCCTCGGCGGCCGCACCGTCGGCCCCGGCCACCCCGTCTACGTCACCGGCGAGATCGGCATCAACCACAACGGCGACCTCGACAAGGCCCTCGCCCTCGTCGACGCCGCCGCCGACGCGGGCTGCGACGCCGTGAAGTTCCAGAAGCGCACCCCCGAGATCTGCACCCCCCGCGACCAGTGGGACGTCGAGCGCGACACCCCCTGGGGCCGGATGACGTACATCGACTACCGGCACCGCGTCGAGTTCGGCGAGGCCGAGTACCGCGCCATCGACGAGCACTGCCGGGCCCGCGGCATCGACTGGTTCGCCTCCCCGTGGGACACCGAGGCCGTCGCCTTCCTGGAGAAGTTCGACGTCCCCGCGCACAAGATCGCCTCGGCCTCCCTCACCGACGACGAGCTGCTGCGCGCCGTCCGCGCCACCGGCCGCACCGTCGTCCTGTCCACCGGCATGTCGACCCCGCGGCAGATCCGGCACGCCGTGGAGGTCCTGGGCTCCGCCAACATCCTGCTCTGCCACGCCACCTCCACCTACCCGGCGAAGGCCGAGGAGCTGAACCTCCGCGTCATCGAGTCCCTGCGCCGCGACTACCCCAACATCCCCATCGGCTACAGCGGCCACGAGACCGGCCTGCAGACCACCCTCGCCGCCGTCGCCCTCGGCGCGGTCTTCGTCGAGCGGCACATCACCCTCGACCGCGCCATGTGGGGCTCCGACCAGGCCGCTTCCGTCGAACCGCAGGGCCTCACCCGCCTCGTGCGCGACATCCGCACCATCGAGGCCGCCCTCGGCGACGGGGTGAAGCGGGTGTACGAGTCGGAGCTGGCACCCATGAAGAAGCTCCGCAGGGTCCTGGCCCCGGCATGA
- a CDS encoding ABC transporter ATP-binding protein: protein MELRGITKRFPGVVANHDIDITVRKGTVHALVGENGAGKSTLMKILYGMQKPDEGTIAVDGERVSFASPADAIAAGIGMVHQHFMLADNLTVLENVVLGAEKLHGIGSRARDRIREISDAYGLNIRPDALVEHLGVADRQRVEILKVLYRGARTLILDEPTAVLVPQEVDALFGNLRELKAEGLTVIFISHKLGEVLSVADDITVIRRGTTVGTADPGATTPRQLAELMVGSELPSPETRESTVTDVPMLRVEGLRLTRTDPDGVVREVLGGITFTIHKGEVLGIAGVEGNGQTELVEALIGMGAPDAGVITLDGEDVSRTPTRKRREGGIGYIPEDRHRHGLLLESPLWENRILGHVTEAPNSRRGVLDPKAARLDTERIVREYDVRTPGVEVTAASLSGGNQQKLIVGREMSHHPKFLIAAHPTRGVDVGAQAQIWDQIREARREGLAVLLISADLDELIGLSDTLRVMYRGRLVADADPAEITPEELGSAMTGAAAGHLEHDHDTDGEGR, encoded by the coding sequence GTGGAACTGCGCGGCATCACCAAGCGCTTCCCCGGCGTCGTCGCCAACCACGACATCGACATCACCGTCCGCAAGGGCACCGTCCACGCCCTGGTCGGGGAGAACGGCGCCGGCAAGTCGACCCTGATGAAGATCCTCTACGGCATGCAGAAGCCGGACGAGGGCACCATCGCGGTCGACGGCGAACGGGTCTCCTTCGCGAGCCCCGCCGACGCCATCGCGGCCGGCATCGGCATGGTCCACCAGCACTTCATGCTGGCGGACAACCTCACGGTGCTGGAGAACGTCGTCCTCGGCGCCGAGAAGCTGCACGGCATCGGCTCCCGCGCCCGCGACAGGATCAGGGAGATCTCCGACGCGTACGGGCTGAACATCCGCCCCGACGCGCTCGTCGAGCACCTCGGCGTCGCCGACCGCCAGCGCGTGGAGATCCTCAAGGTCCTCTACCGCGGCGCCCGCACGCTCATCCTCGACGAGCCCACCGCGGTGCTGGTCCCGCAGGAGGTCGACGCCCTCTTCGGCAACCTGCGCGAGCTGAAGGCCGAGGGGCTCACCGTCATCTTCATCTCCCACAAGCTGGGCGAGGTGCTGTCCGTCGCCGACGACATCACCGTCATCCGGCGCGGCACGACGGTGGGCACGGCCGACCCTGGGGCCACCACGCCCCGGCAGCTCGCCGAGCTGATGGTCGGCAGCGAGCTGCCCTCGCCCGAGACCCGCGAGTCGACGGTCACGGACGTGCCGATGCTCCGGGTGGAGGGCCTGCGCCTCACCCGGACCGACCCCGACGGCGTGGTCCGCGAGGTCCTCGGCGGGATCACCTTCACCATCCACAAGGGCGAGGTCCTGGGCATCGCCGGCGTGGAGGGCAACGGCCAGACCGAGCTCGTCGAGGCCCTGATCGGCATGGGCGCCCCCGACGCCGGCGTGATCACGCTCGACGGCGAGGACGTCTCCCGCACCCCTACCCGCAAGCGCCGCGAGGGCGGCATCGGCTACATCCCCGAGGACCGCCACCGCCACGGGCTGCTGCTGGAGTCCCCGCTGTGGGAGAACCGCATCCTCGGCCACGTCACCGAGGCGCCCAACAGCAGGCGCGGCGTCCTCGACCCGAAGGCGGCCCGCCTGGACACCGAGCGGATCGTGCGCGAGTACGACGTGCGCACCCCCGGCGTCGAGGTCACCGCGGCGTCCCTCTCCGGCGGCAACCAGCAGAAGCTGATCGTCGGACGCGAGATGAGCCACCACCCGAAGTTCCTGATCGCCGCCCACCCCACCCGCGGTGTGGACGTCGGCGCGCAGGCCCAGATCTGGGACCAGATCCGCGAGGCCCGCCGCGAGGGCCTGGCGGTGCTGCTGATCTCCGCCGACCTGGACGAGCTGATCGGGCTCTCCGACACCCTGCGGGTGATGTACCGGGGCCGCCTGGTCGCGGACGCGGACCCCGCCGAGATCACCCCCGAGGAGCTGGGTTCGGCCATGACGGGCGCGGCCGCCGGCCACCTCGAACACGACCACGACACGGACGGTGAGGGCCGATGA
- a CDS encoding DUF6716 putative glycosyltransferase: MPSPTPRIAVLADSDTRWKWGALTARRIAPPPPPGAAGPDVTGYALRGRATPTARQLAEAGLGTPREVTGAEFLRAVREEAYDVVVLALVGGTVQAFLHGLAGAGPRRRPVVVTGYVGVVYEKLADGLLLRHGADVVLANSPYDARRFRAVYEGVGADPSAIVEAALPFLGGAPHRPVPGRHTVVFAAQPSVPAPRADRLYLLRRLAGHARLHPGREVLLKLRSKPGEHTTHVEELPYQKLARTLPLPPNLRLVYGHMGDVLDRTDLLVTVSSTAALEALHRRVPTAVLTDLGVREALGNHHFIGSGLLTSWDRLDAGHEPAPDPAWLADQGAAPAEGAAHDPDAAFAAARRRVADLLARDALPPIAPYYTAASAPGYLPGVLARHRLDADASEPGTRGVRGLLRDAAREAARGAYRHGVQRVAPVIRRLGEL, from the coding sequence GTGCCTTCCCCCACGCCCCGGATCGCCGTTCTCGCGGATTCGGACACCCGCTGGAAATGGGGCGCGCTCACCGCGCGCCGGATCGCCCCGCCACCCCCGCCCGGCGCCGCCGGCCCGGACGTCACCGGGTACGCGCTGCGCGGCCGCGCCACCCCGACCGCCCGGCAGCTCGCCGAGGCCGGCCTGGGCACGCCCCGGGAGGTGACGGGCGCGGAGTTCCTGCGCGCCGTGCGGGAGGAGGCGTACGACGTGGTCGTCCTCGCCCTCGTCGGCGGCACCGTGCAGGCGTTCCTGCACGGACTGGCCGGGGCGGGGCCCCGCCGCCGCCCCGTCGTCGTCACCGGTTACGTCGGCGTCGTCTACGAGAAGCTCGCCGACGGGCTGCTGCTGCGGCACGGCGCCGACGTCGTCCTGGCGAACTCCCCGTACGACGCCCGGCGCTTCCGCGCGGTGTACGAGGGGGTCGGCGCCGACCCCTCGGCGATCGTCGAGGCCGCGCTGCCGTTCCTCGGCGGGGCGCCCCACCGGCCCGTGCCGGGGCGGCACACCGTCGTGTTCGCCGCGCAGCCCTCCGTGCCCGCCCCGCGCGCCGACCGCCTGTACCTGCTGCGCCGCCTGGCCGGCCACGCCCGGCTCCACCCGGGCCGCGAGGTGCTGCTGAAGCTCCGCTCCAAGCCGGGCGAGCACACGACGCACGTCGAGGAGCTGCCGTACCAGAAGCTCGCCCGGACCCTGCCGCTGCCGCCCAACCTGCGCCTGGTGTACGGGCACATGGGCGACGTCCTGGACCGCACGGACCTGCTGGTCACCGTCTCGTCGACGGCCGCCCTGGAGGCCCTGCACCGGAGGGTGCCGACCGCCGTCCTCACCGACCTGGGCGTGCGCGAGGCGCTCGGCAACCACCACTTCATCGGCTCCGGGCTGCTCACCTCCTGGGACCGCCTCGACGCCGGGCACGAGCCGGCGCCCGACCCGGCGTGGCTCGCCGACCAGGGCGCGGCCCCCGCCGAGGGCGCCGCGCACGACCCCGACGCGGCCTTCGCGGCGGCCCGCCGGCGCGTGGCCGACCTGCTGGCGCGGGACGCCCTGCCGCCGATCGCCCCGTACTACACGGCCGCCTCCGCCCCCGGCTACCTCCCGGGCGTCCTCGCCCGCCACCGCCTGGACGCCGACGCGTCCGAGCCCGGGACGCGCGGGGTGCGCGGGCTCCTGCGCGACGCGGCGCGCGAGGCCGCGCGGGGCGCGTACCGGCACGGCGTCCAGCGCGTGGCGCCCGTCATCCGCCGGCTGGGGGAACTGTGA
- a CDS encoding glycosyltransferase family 2 protein yields the protein MVKLSVVVPFFNVQRYAPDVLRSLRANSRGDFEFLLVDDCSTDGTPEILRRAARELPGAVLLRHERNGGLATARNTGLDAARGEYIAFLDGDDWLAPGHFARVLSAIEELGCDFVRTDHVRCTGRERSLQRVPVGRRGEVLRPRDAILPAHRSTSVDYPYAWAGMYHRRLAERGLLHFTDGLRTAEDRPWIWRLHREADSFAVVGGTPGIFYRRGVSSSLTQIGDIRQLDFIRAFDQVLEETGKDPEADRLMPKAVRTYCAIIAHHVGSAERFEPVVARKLRAWSAAALRRMPQDVLAEALDEMDAERAVVLRRLRRRPALVGAGVPA from the coding sequence GTGGTCAAGCTCTCCGTCGTCGTGCCGTTCTTCAACGTGCAGAGGTACGCGCCCGACGTCCTCCGAAGCCTGCGCGCGAACTCCCGCGGCGATTTCGAATTCCTGCTGGTCGACGACTGCTCCACGGACGGCACGCCGGAGATCCTCCGACGGGCCGCGCGGGAGCTCCCCGGCGCGGTGCTGCTGCGCCACGAACGCAACGGGGGGCTGGCGACGGCCCGCAACACCGGGCTGGACGCGGCGCGCGGCGAGTACATCGCGTTCCTGGACGGCGACGACTGGCTGGCACCGGGCCACTTCGCCCGCGTCCTGTCGGCGATCGAGGAGCTGGGGTGCGACTTCGTACGCACCGACCACGTCCGCTGCACCGGCCGGGAGCGGTCCCTGCAGCGGGTCCCGGTGGGCCGGCGCGGGGAGGTGCTGCGGCCGCGCGACGCGATCCTGCCGGCCCACCGGTCCACCTCGGTGGACTACCCGTACGCCTGGGCGGGGATGTACCACCGGCGGCTCGCGGAACGCGGGCTGCTGCACTTCACGGACGGGCTGCGCACCGCCGAGGACCGCCCGTGGATCTGGCGGCTGCACCGCGAGGCGGATTCCTTCGCCGTGGTCGGCGGAACTCCGGGAATCTTCTACCGGCGCGGGGTCTCCTCCTCCCTCACGCAAATCGGCGACATTCGCCAGCTGGATTTCATCCGGGCTTTCGACCAGGTGCTGGAGGAAACCGGAAAGGACCCGGAAGCCGACCGGCTGATGCCGAAAGCGGTGCGCACGTACTGCGCGATCATCGCCCACCACGTCGGTTCGGCGGAGCGGTTCGAACCGGTCGTCGCGCGGAAGCTGCGGGCGTGGAGCGCGGCGGCGCTGCGCCGCATGCCGCAGGACGTGCTGGCGGAGGCCCTGGACGAGATGGACGCGGAGCGGGCGGTGGTGCTGCGGCGGCTGCGGCGGCGGCCCGCCCTGGTGGGTGCGGGGGTGCCGGCATGA